The nucleotide sequence TCGCTACTGGCTGAGGTTTATACCATCGTCCCGTATGAATTGAATTTTACCCCAAGAACACGAAGTTCGCAAAGCGCTGGCGGTGTGAATCTGGGCGGACTTTGCGGCCTTCGTGTGAAGTCCGATTGGGTCGTCCCGTTGGTTTTACAGAAGGTAACAAAGAAAACGAAGGCACCTCCAACCGAGGCGCGAGCAAGCTCGCGGCCTACATTCCGATCCCCGGAGGGACCGGTTCCACCCGGTCCGTGCTGCCGCTCCCATCCACCATCGTAGGCCGACTGCTCGCAGGCGCTCCCTCCCACCCAGGCACGCCTCGCCTTTCTCGGCGTTAACCGGGCAACCGTTCCCGCAGGTTGTGTCCGGCGGTCCGCTCGGTTTGACTGCGGCATGGCTCAATCCGAATCCACGTTGCCCTTGGTCGCACTCAGCGGTGCCAGCGGCTTTGTGGGCACGCACTTGCGCCGGGCCCTGGCTGACGACTGCCGCTTTCGCGCCCTCACGCGTAGTCCCAGCATTCTCGAGGCCAACCCCTCCACCTCCGCGACCGAGTGGCGGCAATGCGATCTCTACTCCCTGCCCCAGCTCACCTCGGCCCTCCAGGGCTGTGATATCGGCGTGTATTTGGTGCACTCCATGGCGCCGTCGAGCCGCCTCATGCAGGGCAACTTCGAGGACACCGATCTGTTGCTGGCCGACAACTTCATCCGCGCCGCCGAACGCGCCGGACTGCGCCACGTCATTTATCTCAGCGGGCTCATGCCGCCCGACGGCGATAGCCTCTCGCCCCACCTGCGGTCACGTCGCGAGGTCGAAGCCGTGCTGCGCAGCCGCTCGGTAAACGTCACCGTGCTTCGCGCCGGCCTCATCTTCGGGGCGGGCGGTTCGTCATTCTCGATGTTGGTCAATCTCGTGCGTCGCCTGCCCGTCATGATCCTCCCCGACTGGGCCGGTTCACTCACCCAATCCATCGACGTGCAGGACATCTGCGCCGCCATAAAACTCGCGATGACCGAGTCCGCCTTCGCGTCGGGCACCTACGACCTCGGCGGACACCAACCGATGACCTATGGCGAGTTGATCCACGCCACCGCGCGCGGTCTCGGCCGCCGCGTGCGCTCGATCGACGTGCCGTTCAATCTCTTCACCCTGTCGCAACACTGGGTGGCCTTGTTCGGCGGCGTGCCCCTCGCGCTGGTCGGTCCGTTGCAGGAAAGCCTGCGTCACGACCTCTCCGCCCAGGACAATCCCCTCCTTGATCGTCTCCGCCCTCAGCTCGTGCCCCTGGCGGAATCCCTGCGCCGCGCCGTCGATGCCGACGGCCACCCACTGCCCAATCCCCGCAGCACCACCCAACGCACTGACCGCCAGAAAATCCGCCGCGAGCGCCGCGTCCGTTCCGTGCAGCGCATGCCGCTGCCCACCGGCTGGGACGCCGCCCAAGTCTGCGACGCCTACGGCACCTGGCTCACCCGCCGGTTCGGTGGTATCGTGAGCGCGACCCAAGATTCCGACGGCGTGCTGCACTTCCGCTTGGCGCGCCGCTGGGTCTTGCTCGAACTCACGCCTACCCCGCATTCCCACCAAAGCAACCGCCGCCGCGCCTACCACATCACCGGCGGTTTGCTCGCCCGCCGCGTCACGCCGCCCGGACGCTTCGAGTTTCGCCTGTTTCCGGAAACCCAGTGCCTCATCGCCTCGATCCACGGCTTTTCCCCCGCCCTGCCGTGGTGGCTCTACGCCCGCACGCAAGCCGTTGTCCACCTCTGGGTCATGCGCGCTTTTGGCCGCCACCTCGGTCGCCAAGTCTGATCAGCGCCGCGGATCGCGCCGACGCCGCCGGGCGCATCAGCATTCTTACCCACCCGGCACGTAATCGCTTGAGCGACGTTCTCCGCATCGATTACGTAACGGCTTACCCCTCAATCGCTCCATGCCTTACCCCAAGTCCAAACCCCGCGGATTCACCCTCGTTGAAATCATGATCGTTGTCGTCATCATCGGCCTGCTCGCGGCCATGGCGATTCCCGCATTTCAACGCGTGCGGACCAAGTCTCGCCATTCGGCGGTGGCCAACGATCTGCGGGTCTTTGCCGACGCTTTTGAAACCTACGCCCTCGAGCACGGCACTTATCCGGCCGATGCACAGATCGGGGTGATCCCGCCCGAAATGGCCGGGGACAAAAGCACCCTGGACAATTCGACCTTCGCGGGCGTGACCCCGCTCGGAGGTCGATACGATTGGGACTACGGTGTGTTCGGCGTCACCGCCGCCGTGTCCGTGACCGACGTCACCGTTACCGAAGCGGAGCTTCTGGCCTTTGATACCACCTTCGACGATGGTAGCCTCACCTCCGGCGAATATCAGGGAACCACCGGCCGCTACTCCTACATTCTCCAACCCTGACGGGAGTATCGGGTGGACAACGATCGCCGCGCCCCGCCCCGCCAGCAAAGGTCACGCCCCACCTGACCTCACGGGCATCCCGCAAGACGTGTTGGCTTGGTTGAACGCTCGCACGGCCATGCAGCTCCCGCATCGGAGTGTGCCTCACGGTTAAACCGAATCGATCCGCCCCCGTCGCACGGCGGGCGCATCAGCCCTACCGACCTCCCGGTCACGACCCGCGGCTAAGGGGGCGGAAACACCCCCAAGTTTTTCAAAAAACCATGTCACCCATCCGACCGCACGTGGCACTCATCTGTGAAACCACAAAAATTCCACGAGTCGGTCGCGGCCTCGAGCCGTGACCGCAAACCCTCCCCCCACCGCTGTCATCATGAATCACTCCACCGCCAAAGCTCCCGCCAATCCCTTGGTCTTGATCGCTGTCTTTTGCAGCTTCGCCTCCGTCGGAATCGTCGCCCTCGCCTTCTGCCTGCTCCGCGACATCTCCAGCTCCGGCATGTGGGCTGTAGCCGCCATGTCCGCCGCCCCTTCCCTCATGGGGGTCGCCCTGGCCTTTTTCATCACCAAGCAACCACCCACCCCGGCCTCGCCGCCGCGGGAGTCGTTGTGAACGGTCGCCGCATGCTGCCCATCGGTGCTATCCGATGCGGGTAGCACGGCACCGCGCGGCGTTCCCGGCGATGACACTTCTTATTTTCGAAACACCCGCTTAGCGTAGACCTCATGCCAAGGTTTCGATTGCTCGGTCTCTGGTTGGTTTTGATGCTTCCGCTCGTGCACGCGGAACCATTTACCGTCCTCCTGGGAACATATACTCGAGATGGCAGCGAGGGCATCTACGCGACGACCCTCGATCCGACCACCGGAGCGATGACCAAAGCGCGATTGGTCAAAGCCATGCCCGATCCGGAGTTCCTCGCGCTGCACCCGCAACACCGGATCGTCTACGCGCTCACCCGCGACGCCGACGGACGAGGCGGCGTGGTGGCCCTGACGATGGACCCGGCGAGTGGCGCCCTCACCGAGCTCAATCGACGCACCGTGACATCCGGCACGTTTTGCCATCTGGCGGTGGATCCTGCAGGTCGCCGCTTGATTGCCGTGAGTTATGGCGGCGGCTACACCACCCAGTGGACACTCACGGAAGACGGACGCTTGGGTCCCGGCGGTGACCTCATCAAACATCACGGACCCCTGGGCCCCAACCCGGACCGCCAAGAAGCCCCGCACGCGCATTCGGTGACGATTTCCCGCGACGCCCGGTTCGCGTTCGTGGCCGATCTCGGTCTCGACCGCGTGCTGGCCTACGACCTCACCCGCGACGCCGCGACCCTCCACGCGCAACCCTCGCACGATGCCATCATTGCCGCCGGAGCCGGCCCGCGCCACAGCACGTTCTCGCCCGACGGAAACACCCTCTACGTGCTCAACGAACTCGACGGCTCAATCACCGTGCTCGCCTACGACGCAACGGACGCGGCCCTGCAACCACGCCAACACCTGTCGATTTTACCGGCCGACTATCACGGCCGGATATCGTCCTCCGAAATCCGAGCCCACCCCAACGGACGCTTCATCTACGCCGCCCATCGCGGCGACAATACGATCGCGATCTTCGCTCGCGACGAAAAGACGGGCACGCTGACGCGAACCGGTGCCGTGCCGACCGGCGGCCAGAACCCCCGCAACTTTGTGCTCAGTCCCGACGGACGTTGGCTCCTCTGCGCCAACCAAGACTCGCACAACCTGACCGCATTTCGGGTGAACGATCAAACCGGCGACCTCACCGCCACCGGCCAGGAAATCACCGTCGCCCGCTCCGTCTGCGTGCTCTTCGTCCCCCACGATTGAGCCCCAGGCGCGTTCAAGCCACCCGCGCCGTCAGCGCCACCAGCCGCCCCGCCTTCGTGCCGGACCTCTGGTCATCGACGACTGCAGAACCAACCACCGCGTGCGCTTGATCGACCAAACGAGAATGCGGCGGAGTGAATTCTTTTTGCCCGAGTCGACTTCCGGCGCAATCGCTGGCGCGTTCCCCCCGCTCCACCCGAAACCATGTTCGAGGGAGCGGGCTAATGAAGATCAGGCCCAAAATGCGTTCGGGATGAAGTCCAACAGAATCATGGGCACCGTGCTGTCGGGGAATTTGAAATGGTATTGAGTCATCACCGCCACGCTGCTGATACCCCAGCGCTTGCCGTCGGTGATGAGGTAAACCGTGGCATTGTTGTCGCCACGCGCGAGGATCGAACCCGGCGTAAATGAAGGCCCTTCGGCAATCGAATCGATATCAAGCACCGGCACAATTCCCTCGGACGTGGTGAAAAGATTGGCGTAGGTCGTATCGTCGAGAATCGCCTGACGATACCCCTGGGGATTGACCAGGTAGGTGAGACCTCCATTCACCGACTTGAGTCGCCACCCCGCCAGCGCGGGATACGGAATCGGGCCGTTGGTGGCGGCGGCATCGAGGTTGGAGACCAGATCGCTTACTTTTTTCGCATTCATGGCAGGGTATGGTTTTCAACGGGGAGGGATGACATGGGGATGGAAATGCGCCTGCCCGTTGTTTGGCCCATATCCGAAGGGGTGAATCCCGAGGAAACCCGTCAGGGGCCTGGGGAATCGGAAACCGAAGTGACCGACTCCACCCAATGCGCAAAATAGCGGGCAAACCGCTCACTCGATTTCACCATTACCTCCCCACCCACGCCACCCGCCCCCGCGCAGAATCCGCCCGAATCCAAAATCCCGAATTCAAAATCAAAAATCCCCCCCAAAGCTGCCACGGCCTCGTGCCGGTTCGAGTGGCATCGACATCGACGATGTCGAACAGCCAACCACCGCAAGTGGGGCGACATTTAAGACCCAGTCTTATCGACTTCCGACGATTCCACCGTGCGAGGCGGTGCCACCGGCTCCACCCGCTTCATCTGCTGAATCCCGCGAGGTTGCCGCGGAGGTGCCGTGGGCTCAGGCGTAGCAGTCGGAGAAACGCGACGGCGCTTGAGACGCGGGAGAATTACGGTGGCCAAAGCCCCGATCACGACCGCGGCGATCGCCAACGGAATCGCGACGACCACAAGCAACGCGATAAATCCCACCACAAGCACGAGACCCACCAAACCGAATAACAACCGCGCCAACGGGTTTTTGGTCGATGGCCCCCCCAACGAAGCCTGCATGCGAATTCCTGACATCCCCAGCAACCTGAGCGAAGCGCGCTCCGAATGCAAACCACCCCACCCCCGATTCCAAACAACTCTCCATATTCCACCCTCGGTTCATCCGAGATTCCGCAGTTGGATTTTACAGAAGGCAACGAAGAGCACGAAGCTGGAACGAGTTGCAGGCGATTATGGGCATCAATTCATTCACCCGTAAGGTGAGTTGCATGCCATGCAGTTTAATCGTTTTAACTCACTTTATTACATCGCTTTGTTAACTTTGTTACCTTCTGTGAACTGCGTTAATTAGGTTCATACCAGCCCGAAACCTGAAACGATTTTCGGGTTCTCCCCCGCGTTTAACCATAAAGAGCGCCCTTGAATCTCGATCCTCTGAGCTTCCCCAATTTTCATGCCCAAAACTGGCTCAAATTGTCGGGGAAAATCTAGTCCTGCCGTCCGTCCCCATCGCAGCCGCCGCATCAGTCAAGAGTCAAACAATGTCCCGTTTTGGCTGTCCTGTCCCGTTTTGGCTGTCCCAAGCGATCATTGACTGGACTGACAACCCCCGCACGGCAGTGAGTCTAAGCAATTTTGTCGTTAAGTCGTCGCGGTATGGATATTTTGTGCGTTCGACCCCTTCTGAAGGTCCCCTCAATGCACTTAAAATCAAACATAATCATATTATTCTAGGCAATTACCCTTATTTACTTCCGTAATCAAACTCCATTCTTGCCAATAATTTGCGGGTCAATAGGAGACTAGTCACGGCCCCCACTACCCTCAAAAGACCTCAATAACTTCCATGCTAAAATATGAAGACTTTAACTCAACTTGCCATTCTTTTATGCATTAATCAAATTACCACCGCCAACGATTACATCGTAATAACCAATTCCGACATTGAAGCAACCTGTGGTGGATTTCACGACACCTTGGTATTTGACGAAATAATAGGAACTTCGCCATCCGAAATAGCTGTCGTTTGGCTCCGTAAAATTCTCGAAACCAATGGCATTCAATCTGAAACTGTTTCTTTTTATGAAGCTCCTGTCAGCAATGCACGAGCAAAAGTATCACCCACGGGAGAGCGGGAAATATACTATGATGAGGTTTGGTTACTTGATCAGATGGAGAACGACTCTGAGGAAAATCGTAATTGGGCCGCACTTGGCCTCTTAGCTCACGAAGCAGCGCATATACATTATACTCATATTATAACTGGCGATAAGAAGAAAAGAAAAGAAAACGAACTTATTGCAGATGAATGGAGCGGCTGGGCACTATACCATTTAAATGCCAATTTGGAACAAGCTTATCTTTGGTTAGATCTTGGTAACGAGGAAGGAGAGACAGAAGGCTACCCTGCTAAGAATGTCAGGAAAGCCTATATACGAAAAGGGTGGCTTCGTGCAAAATCAACTCCTAACAGCATAACATCCAACTTTACTCCTTCGTCTTTGCTAGGGGTCGCGCCACTACAGGTAACATTTGATAATACATCCGAAGGTGAAGTCACTCTATGGAGTTGGAATTTCGGAAATGGAGAAACGTCGACGGAAAAAAATCCATCCTACACCTTTAAAAACCCTGGCGACTATGTAGTTACCCTAAAAGTAGCGAACAATACTAGTTCGGACATCAGTCAAAGAAAAATTTCGATTCTCGAGAAAATTAAGCCTGATTTTACTGCAATTCCAAGAGAAGGAACAGCACCTCTTTCGGTAAAATTTACAAATACATCATCAGGGAAAATCGACAAAGTTAATTGGAATTTTGGAGATGGAACAATTTCCGATGAGTTCAACCCAATCCACAGGTATGAAAACCCAGGTCTATATGAAATCAGACTAGTAGCGAGTGGACAAGCAGGTTCCGAATTTGAATATAAGTCAAACTACATTATCGTCTCTGAAGTG is from Synoicihabitans lomoniglobus and encodes:
- a CDS encoding type II secretion system protein, translated to MPYPKSKPRGFTLVEIMIVVVIIGLLAAMAIPAFQRVRTKSRHSAVANDLRVFADAFETYALEHGTYPADAQIGVIPPEMAGDKSTLDNSTFAGVTPLGGRYDWDYGVFGVTAAVSVTDVTVTEAELLAFDTTFDDGSLTSGEYQGTTGRYSYILQP
- a CDS encoding lactonase family protein, with amino-acid sequence MPRFRLLGLWLVLMLPLVHAEPFTVLLGTYTRDGSEGIYATTLDPTTGAMTKARLVKAMPDPEFLALHPQHRIVYALTRDADGRGGVVALTMDPASGALTELNRRTVTSGTFCHLAVDPAGRRLIAVSYGGGYTTQWTLTEDGRLGPGGDLIKHHGPLGPNPDRQEAPHAHSVTISRDARFAFVADLGLDRVLAYDLTRDAATLHAQPSHDAIIAAGAGPRHSTFSPDGNTLYVLNELDGSITVLAYDATDAALQPRQHLSILPADYHGRISSSEIRAHPNGRFIYAAHRGDNTIAIFARDEKTGTLTRTGAVPTGGQNPRNFVLSPDGRWLLCANQDSHNLTAFRVNDQTGDLTATGQEITVARSVCVLFVPHD
- a CDS encoding PKD domain-containing protein gives rise to the protein MKTLTQLAILLCINQITTANDYIVITNSDIEATCGGFHDTLVFDEIIGTSPSEIAVVWLRKILETNGIQSETVSFYEAPVSNARAKVSPTGEREIYYDEVWLLDQMENDSEENRNWAALGLLAHEAAHIHYTHIITGDKKKRKENELIADEWSGWALYHLNANLEQAYLWLDLGNEEGETEGYPAKNVRKAYIRKGWLRAKSTPNSITSNFTPSSLLGVAPLQVTFDNTSEGEVTLWSWNFGNGETSTEKNPSYTFKNPGDYVVTLKVANNTSSDISQRKISILEKIKPDFTAIPREGTAPLSVKFTNTSSGKIDKVNWNFGDGTISDEFNPIHRYENPGLYEIRLVASGQAGSEFEYKSNYIIVSEVPDEEPSCEIDDIKITHNIQIRDPNAGFLAPAMRILLEGILTGVKGKKIEIIATFDYLTQYGFIEPLVANPLETRFKDSLGNVAVKSGVIRLNENDYDFSESIFKNRLELPYYALNIIRGAGYRNKLYTKIHVYIDSNHAYTSDVKEWILYN
- a CDS encoding NAD(P)H-binding protein, with protein sequence MAQSESTLPLVALSGASGFVGTHLRRALADDCRFRALTRSPSILEANPSTSATEWRQCDLYSLPQLTSALQGCDIGVYLVHSMAPSSRLMQGNFEDTDLLLADNFIRAAERAGLRHVIYLSGLMPPDGDSLSPHLRSRREVEAVLRSRSVNVTVLRAGLIFGAGGSSFSMLVNLVRRLPVMILPDWAGSLTQSIDVQDICAAIKLAMTESAFASGTYDLGGHQPMTYGELIHATARGLGRRVRSIDVPFNLFTLSQHWVALFGGVPLALVGPLQESLRHDLSAQDNPLLDRLRPQLVPLAESLRRAVDADGHPLPNPRSTTQRTDRQKIRRERRVRSVQRMPLPTGWDAAQVCDAYGTWLTRRFGGIVSATQDSDGVLHFRLARRWVLLELTPTPHSHQSNRRRAYHITGGLLARRVTPPGRFEFRLFPETQCLIASIHGFSPALPWWLYARTQAVVHLWVMRAFGRHLGRQV